Proteins encoded by one window of Flavobacteriales bacterium:
- a CDS encoding urocanate hydratase — translation MSLQKSIAEGIPQKIPAYPAFDPEISRAPKRKLLLDEEGKVLALKNALRYFPSHQHDTLLLEFKQELEEFGRIYMYRFRPELPMHARSLSDYPAKCEQAAAIMLMIQNNLDPAVAQHPYELITYGGNGAVFQNWAQYRLTMKYLSEMTEEQTLVMYSGHPLGLFPSHVEAPRVVVTNGMMIPNYSKPDDWERFNALGVTQYGQMTAGSYMYIGPQGIVHGTTITLLNASRKLEDGRPEGKLFVTSGLGGMSGAQPKAGNIAGVTSITAEINPKAAYKRHEQGWVDEVITDVDQVIDAALRSQSQGEARSYAFLGNIVDLWERLVERNIKVDLGSDQTSLHNPWAGGYYPVGLSYDESNQLMVDDSQQFKEKVEESLRRHVQAVNSLDQEGMYFFDYGNAFLLEAGRAGADVKGDTTEFRYPSYVQDIMGPMCFDYGFGPFRWVCCSNDPKDLDTTDQLAADVLEELMQDSPTEIRQQMSDNIRWIEGAKKNKLVVGSQARILYADAEGRMRIASAFNRAIADGKLKSGVVLGRDHHDVSGTDSPYRETSNIYDGSRFTADMAVQNFVGDAFRGATWISLHNGGGVGWGEVINGGFGMYLDGSPEAERRLRSMLHWDVNNGIARRSWARNDEALFAIKRAMEQEPKLRVTLPNLVNDSLFK, via the coding sequence ATTTCATTGCAGAAAAGCATTGCAGAAGGAATCCCTCAGAAGATTCCGGCCTATCCTGCTTTTGACCCGGAGATCAGCCGAGCTCCAAAGAGAAAGCTGCTATTAGATGAAGAAGGGAAAGTACTCGCCCTGAAAAATGCACTCCGCTATTTCCCGAGTCATCAGCACGACACCCTGCTTCTCGAATTCAAGCAGGAATTGGAAGAGTTTGGTCGGATATATATGTACCGATTCCGGCCTGAGTTACCTATGCATGCAAGGAGTCTTTCAGATTATCCAGCGAAGTGCGAGCAAGCAGCCGCCATCATGCTCATGATCCAGAATAACCTGGATCCCGCTGTGGCCCAGCATCCTTATGAGTTGATCACATATGGAGGGAATGGTGCTGTCTTTCAGAACTGGGCCCAATATCGCCTGACGATGAAATATCTGAGCGAGATGACCGAGGAACAGACCCTGGTGATGTATTCAGGGCACCCTCTTGGGCTTTTTCCTTCGCATGTTGAGGCGCCCCGTGTGGTGGTGACGAATGGCATGATGATACCGAATTACAGCAAGCCCGATGACTGGGAGCGCTTCAATGCTCTGGGTGTGACCCAGTATGGGCAGATGACCGCGGGGTCCTATATGTATATAGGCCCACAGGGAATCGTACATGGAACGACCATCACCCTTCTCAATGCCAGCCGTAAACTAGAAGACGGTCGGCCGGAGGGAAAACTTTTCGTCACCTCTGGTCTAGGAGGTATGAGCGGTGCTCAGCCCAAGGCCGGCAACATAGCTGGAGTGACCAGCATCACTGCAGAGATCAACCCCAAAGCAGCCTATAAACGGCATGAGCAGGGTTGGGTAGATGAGGTAATCACAGATGTCGACCAAGTGATCGATGCCGCGCTTCGCTCACAGTCCCAAGGCGAAGCTCGATCCTATGCTTTCTTGGGCAATATCGTGGACCTCTGGGAACGACTGGTCGAGCGAAATATCAAAGTAGACCTTGGAAGCGATCAAACTTCGTTGCACAATCCATGGGCGGGGGGTTACTATCCTGTAGGTCTCAGCTATGATGAGTCCAATCAACTGATGGTCGATGATTCGCAGCAATTCAAGGAGAAGGTCGAGGAATCCTTGAGGCGTCATGTCCAAGCTGTGAACTCACTTGATCAAGAGGGGATGTACTTCTTCGACTACGGAAATGCCTTTCTGCTAGAGGCAGGCAGGGCCGGAGCTGATGTCAAAGGGGATACGACTGAATTCAGATATCCTAGCTATGTACAGGATATCATGGGACCCATGTGTTTCGATTATGGATTCGGACCTTTCCGATGGGTATGTTGCAGCAATGACCCAAAAGACCTGGATACCACCGACCAATTGGCGGCAGACGTTCTTGAAGAACTGATGCAAGATTCACCAACCGAAATACGTCAACAGATGTCGGATAATATCCGGTGGATAGAGGGGGCCAAGAAGAACAAATTGGTAGTAGGCTCTCAAGCACGCATCCTCTACGCAGATGCGGAAGGTAGAATGCGCATAGCCTCCGCCTTCAACCGGGCTATTGCCGATGGAAAATTGAAGAGCGGAGTGGTTCTTGGTCGTGACCATCACGATGTGAGCGGCACCGATTCACCTTATCGTGAGACCAGCAATATCTATGACGGTTCGCGATTTACCGCAGATATGGCCGTACAGAATTTTGTAGGGGATGCCTTCAGAGGTGCCACCTGGATCAGCTTGCATAATGGAGGCGGAGTAGGATGGGGAGAAGTGATCAATGGAGGCTTTGGAATGTATCTCGATGGAAGCCCGGAAGCCGAGCGAAGATTACGTTCTATGCTTCATTGGGATGTCAACAATGGCATAGCCAGACGCAGTTGGGCCCGGAATGACGAAGCCCTCTTCGCCATCAAGCGGGCCATGGAGCAAGAGCCCAAGCTGAGAGTCACCTTACCGAACCTTGTCAACGACTCTTTGTTCAAATAA